One window of Nymphaea colorata isolate Beijing-Zhang1983 chromosome 1, ASM883128v2, whole genome shotgun sequence genomic DNA carries:
- the LOC116256887 gene encoding 60S ribosomal protein L26-2-like, with the protein MKYNPRVTSPRRKCRRAHFTAPSSVRRILMSAPLSPELRNKYNVRSVPVRKDVEVQVVRGTFKGREGKIVQVYRRKWVIHIEHITREKVNGKSCMSVSIVHSVGKG; encoded by the exons ATGAAATATAACCCAA GAGTCACAAGCCCAAGGCGGAAATGCCGAAGGGCACACTTCACTGCACCTTCAAGTGTTAGACGCATTCTCATGAGTGCACCTTTGTCACCTGAGCTGCGTAACAAGTACAAt gTGCGATCTGTGCCAGTCAGGAAAGATGTTGAGGTGCAGGTGGTCAGGGGGACATTCAAGGGAAGAGAGGGGAAAATTGTACAAGTTTACAGAAGGAAGTGGGTCATTCACATTGAACACATTACAAGGGAAAAAGTTAATGGCAAGTCCT GTATGAGTGTTTCAATTGTTCATTCTGTTGGAAAAGGTTAA